One genomic region from Salmonirosea aquatica encodes:
- a CDS encoding GNAT family N-acetyltransferase: MVEATHQDRELAIEILAQSFQDNLSVNYLIPQDSKRMQRIRELMAYSFDLCTLYGKAVLSENKKACALVIFPDLKRTSVQSLLLSGRLIFKAMGIGNIGKALSRENQVAQNHPSTPIYHLWFLGVLPESQGRGIGGKLLDELLADAVRMNRSVYLETSTLRNISWYEGHGFSIYGKILLSYTLYLMRNNT; encoded by the coding sequence ATGGTTGAAGCCACTCATCAAGACAGGGAATTGGCTATTGAAATTTTGGCACAGTCGTTCCAGGATAATCTGAGCGTGAATTATCTAATTCCGCAGGACTCCAAACGCATGCAGCGTATAAGGGAATTGATGGCCTATTCATTTGACCTGTGCACTCTATACGGCAAGGCGGTTCTTTCAGAGAATAAAAAGGCATGTGCGCTGGTGATTTTTCCTGATCTTAAGCGGACATCGGTTCAAAGTTTATTGCTTTCCGGACGTCTGATTTTTAAAGCCATGGGTATAGGGAACATTGGCAAAGCCCTCAGTCGGGAAAATCAGGTAGCCCAAAATCATCCCTCTACGCCGATTTACCATCTTTGGTTCCTTGGTGTCTTGCCCGAAAGTCAGGGCAGGGGGATCGGGGGTAAGCTGCTTGATGAGCTGCTGGCTGACGCCGTAAGAATGAACAGGTCCGTTTATCTGGAAACCTCGACGCTACGAAACATATCCTGGTATGAAGGGCATGGCTTTTCTATTTACGGTAAGATACTGCTGAGCTATACGCTTTATTTGATGAGGAACAACACCTGA
- a CDS encoding helix-turn-helix transcriptional regulator → MRVFGTDIHIVTFCFIVIEVVFFLYQLYYYLCWPKDQNRKYYLILLFLLIVKNLAMGLFPDPQYTNIPMVIQYAFTYAAGFIMASYFPYYFYRSYNLEGLRFHATYGVVLFLYLPFTLIFTTEYLVTGNIDNAIAHGLIIPAAYSLVLAYAMFRSVRKAFTNAIENHRYYEEIGMYCSVVPFVAIAFFPGIDQVTEAVITNAGFTILTVLFIRRSIIQARLDRAKLQAFEANETETPFNGIVDVMEQNIKVFEANMSLFKLTTRQREVVRLVRTGIPYKSVAEQLYVSEKTVQKHMEHIYQKVGVTNKTELMNKFMQNQ, encoded by the coding sequence ATGCGAGTCTTCGGTACGGATATCCACATCGTTACGTTCTGCTTCATCGTCATCGAAGTGGTGTTCTTTTTGTACCAACTTTACTATTACCTGTGCTGGCCGAAAGATCAAAACCGTAAGTATTACCTGATCCTCCTCTTTCTGCTCATCGTCAAAAACCTGGCGATGGGATTGTTCCCAGATCCTCAATACACAAATATCCCGATGGTGATCCAGTACGCATTCACCTATGCGGCAGGATTTATCATGGCCAGCTACTTTCCCTATTATTTCTACCGCTCCTACAATCTGGAAGGATTACGTTTTCATGCTACCTATGGCGTAGTTCTGTTTCTATACCTTCCCTTTACCCTCATTTTCACTACGGAATACCTGGTTACGGGAAATATAGACAACGCTATCGCCCACGGTTTGATTATCCCGGCTGCTTACAGCCTTGTACTGGCCTACGCTATGTTTCGATCCGTTCGGAAAGCCTTTACCAATGCGATTGAGAATCACAGGTATTACGAAGAAATCGGCATGTATTGCTCCGTGGTTCCGTTTGTAGCAATCGCTTTCTTCCCCGGCATCGACCAGGTCACCGAGGCCGTCATCACCAACGCGGGCTTCACAATCCTTACGGTTTTATTCATTCGCCGATCCATCATACAGGCCAGGCTGGACCGGGCAAAACTTCAAGCTTTTGAAGCGAACGAAACGGAAACTCCGTTTAACGGTATTGTCGATGTAATGGAACAGAATATTAAGGTTTTCGAGGCGAATATGAGCTTGTTCAAATTGACCACACGTCAGCGGGAGGTGGTTCGGCTAGTCCGGACGGGAATACCCTATAAGAGCGTCGCCGAGCAACTTTACGTGTCCGAGAAGACTGTGCAAAAGCACATGGAACATATCTACCAAAAAGTCGGGGTCACCAATAAGACCGAATTGATGAATAAATTCATGCAGAATCAATAA
- a CDS encoding recombinase family protein — translation MIKDDKEYVAYYHVSTHRQGDSGLGLEAQHTYINYFYQGRNLIAEFTDVRSGKDIRNREQLQAALALCRKRGATLVVAKVDRLSRDTEQALWIYRELDERLESCDIPNLDKFTLTLFMAIADRERELTSIRTKVALVQKVKRSGEWRRGSAAFRSGEASRLGTKTVRQTALMNTNSRQAMAQIRHLLVEGYNITRIARQLNEDGFRAPRGGRYSAMQVKRLCERIAEVDTIPLEQADLKDS, via the coding sequence ATGATCAAGGACGACAAAGAGTATGTGGCCTATTACCATGTCTCGACACATAGGCAGGGCGACAGTGGACTTGGCCTGGAGGCCCAGCACACCTACATTAATTACTTCTATCAGGGCCGCAACCTTATTGCCGAGTTCACCGACGTGCGCAGTGGCAAGGATATCCGAAACCGTGAGCAGCTTCAGGCTGCCCTGGCCCTATGCAGAAAACGTGGAGCCACACTGGTTGTTGCGAAGGTCGACCGTCTCAGCCGCGACACGGAGCAGGCGCTGTGGATTTACCGCGAACTGGACGAGCGACTGGAGAGCTGTGACATCCCAAACCTGGACAAGTTCACCTTAACGCTTTTCATGGCCATCGCTGACCGTGAACGCGAGTTGACCAGCATCCGCACCAAAGTAGCCCTGGTGCAAAAGGTGAAGCGGAGCGGAGAGTGGCGGAGGGGGAGTGCGGCATTCCGTAGCGGGGAAGCCAGTCGCCTGGGGACAAAGACCGTACGGCAGACAGCCCTCATGAACACAAATAGCCGCCAGGCGATGGCTCAGATCCGCCACTTATTGGTGGAAGGATACAATATTACCCGGATCGCCCGCCAGCTCAATGAGGACGGATTCCGTGCCCCCCGGGGCGGACGGTACTCAGCCATGCAAGTTAAACGGCTCTGCGAGCGCATCGCAGAGGTGGATACTATACCCCTGGAACAGGCAGACCTGAAGGATAGCTAA
- a CDS encoding Mov34/MPN/PAD-1 family protein, with protein MEKFSDKLQELTRLGEEGLPENLRKNLALLRKVHADGRFKTYTYSADTIALSFELTVNRPNRDRDFLNREPVLITIDPRDFPSRCPKAYSDRLDFPADRTPHVNPVKQGHPFSLCLFRGDSDSWFAQHTLSDFIERLRGWYEDAACGNLNHPDDEFEFMRLDNPEGIILFPEADALEVIKSRWANQNGHAGRIPCAFSTSDARLTADFQSLPMPVLWLFDFHNKPAAQERKILPPTDAEELGIEGYVFFPDKDTVDTRYVVNLPTTVNALVKWAGERGLVIEEFMNKTSGRIRKKQLVLPLIFAIRRPRKVLNHLGDMEFLAFFIELQPVEGGMGFDGGSCVRSMALIQKNTPQLARKLSARPLPGRGSDRIHFVGLGALGSKLALHQIRAGSIPASLIDHDLLLPHNNVRNALTGQGHLKVHGIMGAITLIYAGNPSILETIGCHPHTLLDVLNQENDLLADRDSLVLDSTASYAVEKLLDERLTPNCARYARVEITHRGRLSILRVEGSGRNPGMGDLMAEAYDLALGDGLLSEWLRDSRNGRESPPLGEEVYLGLGCSSDTLELSDDKVSLHASAASVTLGKITGGAMEQGLLHISYLDENSDWFFKSLLREIKPFEVIKAENNPGWQVRFKGGLYEQLIRELVEFRPSETGGILIGRMDRIHKTVYVTRILMAPADSIRSASRFVRGTDGLTEAVDEVRDKSGALLDYVGEWHTHPSGGTRLSEIDKLAISEIRATLDPLCYPTVVAIVTERKIAPYIFTKYEVVP; from the coding sequence ATGGAGAAGTTTTCAGATAAGCTGCAGGAGCTCACCCGCCTCGGTGAGGAGGGCTTGCCGGAAAATCTGCGGAAAAATCTCGCTCTGCTTCGGAAAGTACATGCGGACGGCCGGTTCAAAACATACACCTACTCGGCCGACACTATCGCCCTGTCGTTCGAGCTCACCGTCAATAGGCCCAACAGGGACAGGGATTTCCTCAACCGGGAGCCTGTACTGATTACGATCGATCCCCGGGATTTTCCATCCCGGTGCCCCAAAGCGTATTCGGACCGATTAGATTTCCCGGCCGACAGGACACCCCACGTCAACCCCGTTAAGCAGGGCCACCCCTTCTCCCTCTGCCTTTTCCGGGGAGACTCCGACTCCTGGTTTGCGCAGCACACTTTGTCTGATTTCATTGAAAGACTGAGGGGATGGTACGAGGATGCCGCCTGTGGCAACCTCAACCATCCCGACGACGAGTTCGAGTTCATGCGGCTGGACAACCCGGAGGGCATCATCCTTTTTCCGGAAGCTGACGCTTTGGAAGTAATCAAATCCCGCTGGGCAAACCAGAACGGGCATGCCGGGCGCATCCCCTGCGCCTTCTCTACTTCCGACGCCAGGCTCACTGCCGATTTCCAGTCACTCCCTATGCCGGTGCTATGGCTGTTTGACTTCCATAACAAACCCGCTGCCCAGGAGAGAAAGATTTTGCCTCCCACCGATGCAGAAGAGTTAGGTATTGAGGGATATGTCTTCTTCCCAGATAAGGATACCGTCGATACCCGGTATGTCGTGAACCTGCCGACAACCGTCAACGCGCTCGTCAAATGGGCCGGTGAACGGGGGCTGGTCATTGAGGAGTTCATGAATAAGACTTCTGGGAGGATCAGAAAAAAACAACTGGTTTTGCCGCTTATTTTCGCCATAAGGAGGCCAAGGAAAGTACTCAACCACTTAGGTGACATGGAGTTCTTGGCTTTCTTCATCGAACTACAGCCCGTCGAAGGAGGTATGGGCTTCGACGGAGGCTCATGCGTGAGGAGTATGGCGCTGATTCAAAAGAACACTCCTCAGCTGGCCCGGAAATTGTCCGCTCGCCCCCTTCCGGGAAGGGGCAGCGATCGGATTCACTTCGTTGGCCTGGGGGCGCTGGGTTCCAAACTGGCCCTGCACCAAATCCGGGCCGGTTCAATTCCGGCCAGCCTCATAGACCACGACCTATTACTTCCCCACAACAATGTACGCAACGCCCTGACCGGCCAGGGCCATTTGAAAGTTCACGGAATCATGGGAGCCATCACGCTCATCTATGCCGGCAACCCGTCTATCTTGGAAACCATAGGCTGTCATCCCCACACGCTGCTCGATGTCTTGAACCAGGAAAATGACCTTTTGGCGGACCGTGACTCACTCGTGCTGGACAGCACGGCTTCCTATGCCGTTGAAAAGCTACTGGATGAGCGGTTGACTCCCAACTGCGCAAGGTATGCCAGGGTGGAAATCACCCACCGGGGCCGATTGAGCATTTTGAGGGTCGAGGGCAGTGGCCGGAACCCAGGGATGGGCGACCTGATGGCCGAAGCCTACGACTTGGCCCTGGGCGATGGTTTGCTTTCAGAATGGCTCAGGGACAGCAGGAACGGCAGGGAAAGCCCGCCCCTCGGCGAAGAGGTCTATCTCGGCCTGGGCTGCAGCTCCGACACTCTGGAGCTGTCGGATGACAAGGTGAGTCTCCACGCCTCCGCCGCAAGTGTGACTCTGGGAAAAATCACGGGTGGAGCAATGGAGCAGGGGCTACTCCACATAAGCTACCTGGATGAAAACAGTGACTGGTTTTTCAAGTCCCTCCTTAGGGAAATCAAGCCCTTCGAAGTCATAAAGGCGGAGAACAATCCGGGCTGGCAGGTAAGGTTCAAGGGAGGTTTGTACGAGCAATTGATACGGGAGCTCGTCGAATTCCGTCCGTCGGAAACAGGTGGGATCCTGATAGGGCGAATGGACAGGATCCATAAGACCGTGTACGTAACGAGGATATTGATGGCGCCTGCGGACAGTATAAGGTCGGCCTCTCGGTTTGTTCGGGGTACTGACGGCTTGACTGAGGCCGTCGACGAAGTGCGCGACAAATCGGGTGCCCTGCTGGATTACGTCGGCGAGTGGCACACGCACCCTTCCGGTGGCACACGCCTGAGCGAAATTGACAAGTTAGCAATCTCTGAAATCAGGGCCACTTTGGACCCCTTATGCTATCCCACTGTCGTGGCTATTGTGACTGAAAGGAAGATCGCCCCCTACATTTTCACTAAGTACGAAGTCGTACCTTAA
- a CDS encoding RNA polymerase sigma factor: MDLSELQDAATAELIEYIQGRDIYFEAAECAFKNFFFRFEGELTKKCRVVVRHWGYDEMEGDVLSEQTLEKFWLKPQGFDAGKCKVKDFDTCVLLYLLAIARNLLNDRHREALRHPDPYSGSEDIVVDFPDLEESELPPEKLRSIRAKYDLIIKALDRLSYKHRVIYLTYKSHEKLGMNLPRHVLRRLREELDLAQGTIRVYKKEAYETVEQILDIYGKK; the protein is encoded by the coding sequence ATGGATTTAAGCGAACTGCAGGATGCCGCTACGGCCGAACTCATTGAATATATACAGGGCAGGGACATTTACTTTGAGGCGGCCGAGTGTGCTTTCAAGAATTTCTTTTTCAGGTTCGAGGGAGAGCTTACGAAAAAATGCCGCGTCGTGGTGAGGCACTGGGGGTATGACGAGATGGAGGGGGACGTGCTGTCTGAGCAAACGCTCGAAAAATTCTGGCTGAAACCACAGGGCTTTGATGCTGGAAAATGTAAAGTAAAGGATTTCGACACCTGCGTCCTGCTGTACCTACTCGCGATTGCCCGAAACCTGCTGAATGACCGGCACCGGGAGGCCCTGAGACACCCCGACCCTTATTCCGGCAGTGAGGACATCGTGGTGGACTTCCCAGATCTGGAGGAATCCGAACTGCCGCCAGAAAAGCTTAGAAGTATACGAGCCAAGTATGATCTGATCATAAAGGCCCTGGACAGGCTGTCCTACAAGCACCGCGTCATCTACCTCACTTACAAATCGCATGAGAAGTTGGGAATGAACCTACCCCGCCATGTTCTCAGGAGATTACGGGAGGAGCTTGATCTGGCACAAGGCACGATCCGGGTATACAAGAAAGAGGCGTATGAAACAGTGGAGCAAATATTAGATATCTATGGCAAAAAATAA
- a CDS encoding ImmA/IrrE family metallo-endopeptidase, with protein sequence MNPHRKKKISDLADFMSWGFSRGGVTDLAGIADDESLPIHLDHYEDCFDGMLFHDGWDYHIHLNMDRGNTLTSKRGRFTLAHELGHYFIEEHRIGLKYGLLTPHPSFNDYGHVERIELEADYFAGCLLMPYNGYRTFCAKKPFSIDLLHEVSEHFQVSVMACLLRFIEAGTREILVVVSQDKTVKRFSKSTDFPGFPFRFKLGGRLPLNTLAETYSTNLRNLSNSEIELSDPQAWFHVNDGRSYNTMYEQCYYAKTSRQVVTLIWFE encoded by the coding sequence GTGAATCCCCACAGGAAGAAAAAAATTAGTGACCTGGCTGATTTCATGTCCTGGGGCTTCTCCCGGGGCGGCGTGACGGACTTGGCCGGGATCGCGGATGACGAGTCGTTGCCGATCCATTTGGACCATTATGAAGACTGCTTCGACGGGATGCTGTTTCACGACGGCTGGGACTATCACATCCACTTGAATATGGACAGGGGGAACACGCTGACTTCCAAAAGGGGCAGGTTCACCCTGGCGCATGAACTGGGCCACTACTTCATAGAGGAACACCGCATTGGCCTCAAGTACGGCCTCCTAACCCCCCACCCGTCCTTCAACGACTACGGACATGTGGAACGGATTGAGCTCGAAGCGGATTACTTTGCCGGCTGCCTGCTCATGCCTTACAATGGTTACCGGACTTTTTGTGCGAAAAAACCGTTTTCCATCGACCTGCTCCACGAGGTTTCCGAACACTTTCAGGTTAGCGTGATGGCTTGCCTGCTACGGTTCATTGAAGCCGGAACCAGGGAAATCCTGGTGGTGGTTTCACAAGACAAAACGGTGAAGAGGTTCTCCAAGTCTACGGATTTCCCCGGTTTCCCCTTTCGTTTCAAACTGGGTGGCAGGCTTCCCTTGAATACCCTGGCCGAGACATATTCGACCAACCTGAGAAACTTGTCAAACTCTGAAATCGAGTTATCCGACCCGCAGGCTTGGTTTCATGTGAATGACGGCAGGAGTTACAACACTATGTACGAGCAGTGCTACTATGCCAAAACAAGTCGCCAGGTCGTCACATTGATCTGGTTTGAATAG
- a CDS encoding ATP-binding protein, with product MEQESQTIEWKESWRDEYLGWICGYANAKGGTLFIGKDDTGRVVGVVKAKKLLEDLPNKIRDVLGIMADVELRSENGLDYIAVIVEPYPYPVNYRGEYHYRTGSTKQVLKGTSLNKFLLNKSGLKWDTLPVPGVPIDDLDHVAFKLFRDSAARAKRLDERELAVSNEELLDALHLFDRDQLKRAAVLLFHSKPERFVTGAYVKIGFFGESATDLKFQDEVKGSLLRQVEGTMDLLTTKYMQAAIRYEGIQRVEEYPYPVKALREAVVNAIAHKDYSSGNPVQIRVFPARLEIYNQGHIPVEWSLEKFLGKHPSQPANPDIANTFFRAGFIEQWGRGIQLILTECEAHGIPRPSFNIHFDGLEIRFKDKSEVSPGVISKLFDIISDPVRVKKFFDEMERYAVHRKEFEKIGEGEIPELTSMARNLEPKSLKIITVLGNDVPMRRNEIMEGVELTNQTKNVKRYLDPLLNEGIVVPTVSDRPQSRLQKYILSDTGKKLALLLTEALIDMNSRLGH from the coding sequence ATGGAGCAGGAAAGCCAAACCATCGAATGGAAGGAATCCTGGCGTGACGAGTACCTGGGCTGGATCTGTGGCTATGCCAACGCCAAGGGCGGCACGCTGTTCATCGGCAAAGACGACACCGGCCGGGTGGTGGGCGTGGTTAAAGCCAAAAAGTTGCTGGAGGACCTTCCCAACAAGATTCGAGACGTACTGGGAATCATGGCCGACGTGGAACTGCGTTCCGAAAACGGACTGGACTACATCGCCGTGATCGTGGAACCCTACCCGTACCCGGTCAACTACCGGGGCGAGTACCACTACCGCACTGGCAGCACCAAGCAGGTGCTCAAAGGCACCTCCCTCAACAAGTTTTTGCTTAATAAATCGGGTTTGAAGTGGGATACCCTGCCGGTGCCCGGTGTCCCGATAGACGATCTCGATCACGTTGCTTTCAAATTGTTCCGAGACTCCGCCGCCCGCGCGAAGCGGCTGGATGAGAGGGAACTGGCCGTGAGCAACGAGGAACTTTTGGACGCCCTGCACCTCTTCGACAGAGACCAGCTTAAGCGTGCCGCCGTTTTGCTTTTTCATTCCAAACCAGAACGATTCGTGACGGGTGCTTATGTCAAGATTGGCTTTTTTGGAGAATCGGCTACGGATTTGAAGTTTCAGGACGAGGTAAAAGGCTCGCTGCTGCGACAGGTGGAGGGAACGATGGATTTGCTGACGACCAAGTACATGCAGGCGGCCATTCGCTACGAGGGCATCCAGCGGGTGGAGGAGTACCCTTATCCCGTAAAGGCCCTGCGCGAGGCCGTGGTGAACGCCATCGCCCACAAGGATTACAGCAGCGGCAACCCGGTTCAGATTCGCGTCTTTCCAGCCAGACTGGAAATTTACAATCAGGGTCACATACCCGTCGAATGGTCTTTGGAGAAATTTCTGGGCAAGCACCCCTCACAGCCCGCCAATCCCGATATTGCCAATACCTTTTTCCGCGCTGGTTTTATCGAGCAGTGGGGGAGGGGGATTCAGCTGATCCTGACGGAATGCGAAGCGCATGGCATTCCCCGCCCTTCGTTCAACATCCATTTTGACGGGCTGGAAATTCGGTTCAAAGACAAAAGCGAAGTGTCGCCTGGTGTAATTTCCAAGTTGTTTGACATCATCAGCGACCCGGTGAGGGTAAAGAAGTTTTTTGACGAAATGGAAAGATACGCTGTCCATAGAAAGGAGTTTGAAAAAATCGGTGAAGGTGAAATACCCGAATTGACAAGCATGGCCAGAAACCTCGAACCCAAGTCTTTAAAAATCATTACCGTATTAGGCAATGATGTCCCTATGAGACGTAACGAAATCATGGAGGGTGTTGAACTAACTAATCAGACCAAGAACGTTAAGCGCTACCTTGATCCGCTTCTGAACGAGGGGATAGTGGTACCCACCGTTTCTGATCGACCGCAAAGCCGCCTGCAAAAATACATCCTGTCGGATACGGGAAAAAAACTGGCACTGCTATTGACTGAAGCCCTGATTGACATGAATTCCAGACTTGGTCACTGA
- a CDS encoding peptidoglycan-binding protein, whose product MSTKLEELLRGIFLSSLAGIMSQNPTSAEAPISIDEDGEGPSTNRETLFPARKFSERPKLTKPFILKRFDELVPLNLSHRSHRSHSSHRSHYSSSSSSTSSSSSSRSSQGSSRSTSSGPSSPVGSGSSSQVNSSALNQLLQPQPPGLTAAAPRVFSLGDRILRLGMTGMDVTELVNILLQKGYLESSDGQSYTQELQYSTVIQQAVQQFQKDNGLEPDGSVGPQTVSLLKSNP is encoded by the coding sequence ATGAGTACAAAGCTGGAAGAACTGTTAAGAGGAATTTTTCTAAGCTCCCTGGCAGGCATCATGTCCCAAAACCCCACTTCGGCCGAAGCGCCAATTTCCATTGATGAGGACGGGGAGGGACCCTCCACTAACCGGGAGACCCTGTTTCCAGCCAGGAAGTTTTCGGAAAGACCTAAGCTTACCAAGCCATTCATTCTTAAAAGGTTCGATGAGCTGGTGCCTTTGAATCTATCCCACAGGAGTCACCGCTCGCACAGCTCCCACCGCTCGCACTATTCCAGTAGCAGCAGCTCGACCAGCAGCAGCTCTTCGTCCAGATCCAGTCAAGGCTCTTCCAGGTCCACTTCCTCCGGGCCAAGCTCTCCGGTCGGTTCCGGTTCTTCATCGCAGGTGAATTCCTCCGCCCTGAACCAATTGCTACAGCCCCAGCCGCCGGGTTTGACGGCGGCGGCGCCCCGGGTGTTCAGTCTGGGGGACAGGATCCTCAGACTGGGCATGACGGGAATGGATGTGACCGAACTGGTCAATATCCTGCTTCAAAAGGGCTACCTCGAATCCTCCGACGGCCAGTCCTACACGCAGGAGCTCCAGTATTCTACCGTCATACAGCAAGCCGTGCAACAGTTCCAGAAAGACAATGGTCTGGAGCCGGACGGTTCGGTAGGGCCGCAAACCGTTTCCTTGCTGAAGTCAAATCCCTGA
- the hxsD gene encoding His-Xaa-Ser system protein HxsD — MEIIANSGELLQFSVQSEIYAEAVLFKSLYWLTSRAGFEVSIPHTELFLVSVKPLGEKFSNEEREDILAKIRTNLVDFKVRDIINQETTLVRSMILAKAFAHADLPEVRQEHPDSHPPEQKLSKPPYD, encoded by the coding sequence ATGGAAATAATCGCAAACTCAGGGGAGTTGCTGCAATTCTCTGTTCAGTCCGAGATATACGCTGAAGCGGTACTTTTCAAAAGCCTGTACTGGCTGACTTCCCGGGCCGGGTTCGAAGTGTCCATACCACACACGGAATTATTCCTGGTATCAGTCAAACCCCTGGGTGAAAAATTTTCCAACGAAGAAAGGGAGGACATCCTGGCCAAAATCCGCACCAACCTGGTAGACTTCAAAGTACGCGATATTATCAACCAGGAAACGACGCTGGTCAGGAGTATGATCTTAGCCAAGGCTTTCGCCCATGCGGACCTGCCGGAAGTAAGACAAGAACACCCAGATAGTCATCCCCCAGAGCAGAAGTTGAGTAAACCGCCTTATGACTGA
- the hxsB gene encoding His-Xaa-Ser system radical SAM maturase HxsB yields MTDKPVSRKFLGEPYFGTPLGTDYHLLPFRFHAIGDTREVLVNETGDHLLVPRGTAGRIVRREIDESESLYEDLTANFFISATPVPELLDVISTRYITKKGFLESGTSLHIFVITLRCNHSCHYCQVSRVTQNQDKFDISTEDIKAGIVHMLASPSDEITMEFQGGEPLLAFEKVRYAVETTVELNQATRKRISFVLCTNLTVLSDEILLFCQEHAILISTSLDGPEFVHNPNRAKSGAASYDLVIEGINRAREALGHDRVSALMTTTALSLQYPREIIDVYVEQGFQGIFLRPISPYGFAVKNQKKNAYETERFLDFYKTGLQHILSLNAGGTYFKEDYTSLILQKVLTPFGTHYVDLQSPTGLVNSVVVFNYDGFVYASDEARMLAERKDYTFRLGHVSQPYAELFSSQKAVNLVNSGIAESLAGCSDCAFLPYCGADPVLHHATQQDMEGNRAFSIFCKKNMEMIRHLFELLDSGDSAQEAILRTWTHQKPVTAW; encoded by the coding sequence ATGACTGATAAGCCTGTTTCAAGGAAATTTCTCGGGGAACCTTATTTTGGCACCCCACTAGGTACAGACTACCACCTTCTTCCCTTCCGTTTTCACGCCATCGGCGATACGCGGGAGGTGCTGGTAAACGAAACGGGCGACCATCTGTTGGTACCCCGCGGAACTGCGGGGAGGATTGTACGTCGGGAGATAGATGAGTCAGAGAGCCTCTACGAGGATCTAACCGCTAATTTCTTTATCAGCGCAACGCCCGTACCGGAACTTCTGGATGTCATTTCAACCCGTTACATTACCAAGAAGGGTTTCCTGGAAAGCGGCACCTCATTACATATTTTCGTCATTACCCTCAGGTGCAACCATTCCTGCCACTATTGTCAGGTTTCCCGGGTGACCCAAAACCAAGATAAATTCGACATTTCCACCGAAGACATAAAAGCGGGGATCGTGCACATGCTGGCCTCTCCTTCGGACGAAATCACCATGGAGTTCCAGGGGGGAGAACCCCTTCTGGCCTTCGAAAAGGTCAGGTACGCGGTGGAAACCACGGTAGAGTTGAACCAGGCAACCCGTAAGCGCATAAGCTTCGTGCTATGCACCAACCTGACGGTACTAAGTGATGAAATCCTGCTTTTTTGCCAGGAGCACGCGATCCTGATTTCTACCTCATTGGACGGCCCCGAGTTCGTTCACAACCCGAACCGGGCCAAATCCGGTGCGGCGAGCTACGACCTGGTGATTGAGGGAATCAACCGTGCCCGTGAGGCGCTGGGACACGACCGGGTTTCTGCCCTGATGACGACCACCGCGCTGAGCCTGCAATACCCCCGAGAAATTATCGATGTGTACGTCGAGCAGGGTTTTCAGGGCATTTTCCTCAGACCCATCAGCCCGTACGGCTTCGCCGTCAAGAATCAAAAGAAGAACGCCTACGAGACGGAGCGCTTCCTAGACTTCTACAAAACAGGACTGCAACACATTTTGAGCCTTAACGCGGGCGGAACCTATTTTAAGGAGGACTATACCTCCCTCATCCTGCAAAAAGTGCTTACCCCCTTCGGCACTCACTATGTCGACTTACAATCTCCGACCGGTCTTGTCAACAGCGTCGTCGTCTTCAACTACGACGGGTTTGTCTATGCATCCGACGAGGCGCGGATGCTGGCGGAAAGGAAAGACTACACCTTTCGGCTGGGCCACGTCAGCCAGCCGTATGCGGAGTTGTTTAGCAGCCAAAAGGCGGTGAACCTCGTGAACAGCGGAATTGCGGAGAGCCTGGCGGGTTGTAGCGATTGTGCCTTCCTGCCTTACTGCGGAGCCGACCCCGTCCTTCACCATGCCACCCAGCAGGACATGGAGGGCAACCGGGCCTTTTCCATTTTTTGCAAGAAAAACATGGAAATGATCCGTCACCTATTTGAATTGTTGGATTCGGGAGACAGTGCCCAGGAAGCGATTCTCAGGACTTGGACGCATCAAAAACCCGTTACGGCATGGTGA